Within Gilvibacter sp. SZ-19, the genomic segment NNNNNNNNNNNNNNNNNNNNNNNNNNNNNNNNNNNNNNNNNNNNNNNNNNNNNNNNNNNNNNNNNNNNNNNNNNNNNNNNNNNNNNNNNNNNNNNNNNNNNNNNNNNNNNNNNNNNNNNNNNNNNNNNNNNNNNNNNNNNNNNNNNNNNNNNNNNNNNNNNNNNNNNNNNNNNNNNNNNNNNNNNNNNNNNNNNNNNNNNNNNNNNNNNNNNNNNNNNNNNNNNNNNNNNNNNNNNNNNNNNNNNNNNNNNNNNNNNNNNNNNNNNNNNNNNNNNNNNNNNNNNNNNNNNNNNNNNNNNNNNNNNNNNNNNNNNNNNNNNNNNNNNNNNNNNNNNNNNNNNNNNNNNNNNNNNNNNNNNNNNNNNNNNNNNNNNNNNNNNNNNNNNNNNNNNNNNNNNNNNNNNNNNNNNNNNNNNNNNNNNNNNNNNNNNNNNNNNNNNNNNNNNNNNNNNNNNNNNNNNNNNNNNNNNNNNNNNNNNNNNNNNNNNNNNNNNNNNNNNNNNNNNNNNNNNNNNNNNNNNNNNNNNNNNNNNNNNNNNNNNNNNNNNNNNNNNNNNNNNNNNNNNNNNNNNNNNNNNNNNNNNNNNNNNNNNNNNNNNNNNNNNNNNNNNNNNNNNNNNNNNNNNNNNNNNNNNNNNNNNNNNNNNNNNNNNNNNNNNNNNNNNNNNNNNNNNNNNNNNNNNNNNNNNNNNNNNNNNNNNNNNNNNNNNNNNNNNNNNNNNNNNNNNNNNNNNNNNNNNNNNNNNNNNNNNNNNNNNNNNNNNNNNNNNNNNNNNNNNNNNNNNNNNNNNNNNNNNNNNNNNNNNNNNNNNNNNNNNNNNNNNNNNNNNNNNNNNNNNNNNNNNNNNNNNNNNNNNNNNNNNNNNNNNNNNNNNNNNNNNNNNNNNNNNNNNNNNNNNNNNNNNNNNNNNNNNNNNNNNNNNNNNNNNNNNNNNNNNNNNNNNNNNNNNNNNNNNNNNNNNNNNNNNNNNNNNNNNNNNNNNNNNNNNNNNNNNNNNNNNNNNNNNNNNNNNNNNNNNNNNNNNNNNNNNNNNNNNNNNNNNNNNNNNNNNNNNNNNNNNNNNNNNNNNNNNNNNNNNNNNNNNNNNNNNNNNNNNNNNNNNNNNNNNNNNNNNNNNNNNNNNNNNNNNNNNNNNNNNNNNNNNNNNNNNNNNNNNNNNNNNNNNNNNNNNNNNNNNNNNNNNNNNNNNNNNNNNNNNNNNNNNNNNNNNNNNNNNNNNNNNNNNNNNNNNNNNNNNNNNNNNNNNNNNNNNNNNNNNNNNNNNNNNNNNNNNNNNNNNNNNNNNNNNNNNNNNNNNNNNNNNNNNNNNNNNNNNNNNNNNNNNNNNNNNNNNNNNNNNNNNNNNNNNNNNNNNNNNNNNNNNNNNNNNNNNNNNNNNNNNNNNNNNNNNNNNNNNNNNNNNNNNNNNNNNNNNNNNNNNNNNNNNNNNNNNNNNNNNNNNNNNNNNNNNNNNNNNNNNNNNNNNNNNNNNNNNNNNNNNNNNNNNNNNNNNNNNNNNNNNNNNNNNNNNNNNNNNNNNNNNNNNNNNNNNNNNNNNNNNNNNNNNNNNNNNNNNNNNNNNNNNNNNNNNNNNNNNNNNNNNNNNNNNNNNNNNNNNNNNNNNNNNNNNNNNNNNNNNNNNNNNNNNNNNNNNNNNNNNNNNNNNNNNNNNNNNNNNNNNNNNNNNNNNNNNNNNNNNNNNNNNNNNNNNNNNNNNNNNNNNNNNNNNNNNNNNNNNNNNNNNNNNNNNNNNNNNNNNNNNNNNNNNNNNNNNNNNNNNNNNNNNNNNNNNNNNNNNNNNNNNNNNNNNNNNNNNNNNNNNNNNNNNNNNNNNNNNNNNNNNNNNNNNNNNNNNNNNNNNNNNNNNNNNNNNNNNNNNNNNNNNNNNNNNNNNNNNNNNNNNNNNNNNNNNNNNNNNNNNNNNNNNNNNNNNNNNNNNNNNNNNNNNNNNNNNNNNNNNNNNNNNNNNNNNNNNNNNNNNNNNNNNNNNNNNNNNNNNNNNNNNNNNNNNNNNNNNNNNNNNNNNNNNNNNNNNNNNNNNNNNNNNNNNNNNNNNNNNNNNNNNNNNNNNNNNNNNNNNNNNNNNNNNNNNNNNNNNNNNNNNNNNNNNNNNNNNNNNNNNNNNNNNNNNNNNNNNNNNNNNNNNNNNNNNNNNNNNNNNNNNNNNNNNNNNNNNNNNNNNNNNNNNNNNNNNNNNNNNNNNNNNNNNNNNNNNNNNNNNNNNNNNNNNNNNNNNNNNNNNNNNNNNNNNNNNNNNNNNNNNNNNNNNNNNNNNNNNNNNNNNNNNNNNNNNNNNNNNNNNNNNNNNNNNNNNNNNNNNNNNNNNNNNNNNNNNNNNNNNNNNNNNNNNNNNNNNNNNNNNNNNNNNNNNNNNNNNNNNNNNNNNNNNNNNNNNNNNNNNNNNNNNNNNNNNNNNNNNNNNNNNNNNNNNNNNNNNNNNNNNNNNNNNNNNNNNNNNNNNNNNNNNNNNNNNNNNNNNNNNNNNNNNNNNNNNNNNNNNNNNNNNNNNNNNNNNNNNNNNNNNNNNNNNNNNNNNNNNNNNNNNNNNNNNNNNNNNNNNNNNNNNNNNNNNNNNNNNNNNNNNNNNNNNNNNNNNNNNNNNNNNNNNNNNNNNNNNNNNNNNNNNNNNNNNNNNNNNNNNNNNNNNNNNNNNNNNNNNNNNNNNNNNNNNNNNNNNNNNNNNNNNNNNNNNNNNNNNNNNNNNNNNNNNNNNNNNNNNNNNNNNNNNNNNNNNNNNNNNNNNNNNNNNNNNNNNNNNNNNNNNNNNNNNNNNNNNNNNNNNNNNNNNNNNNNNNNNNNNNNNNNNNNNNNNNNNNNNNNNNNNNNNNNNNNNNNNNNNNNNNNNNNNNNNNNNNNNNNNNNNNNNNNNNNNNNNNNNNNNNNNNNNNNNNNNNNNNNNNNNNNNNNNNNNNNNNNNNNNNNNNNNNNNNNNNNNNNNNNNNNNNNNNNNNNNNNNNNNNNNNNNNNNNNNNNNNNNNNNNNNNNNNNNNNNNNNNNNNNNNNNNNNNNNNNNNNNNNNNNNNNNNNNNNNNNNNNNNNNNNNNNNNNNNNNNNNNNNNNNNNNNNNNNNNNNNNNNNNNNNNNNNNNNNNNNNNNNNNNNNNNNNNNNNNNNNNNNNNNNNNNNNNNNNNNNNNNNNNNNNNNNNNNNNNNNNNNNNNNNNNNNNNNNNNNNNNNNNNNNNNNNNNNNNNNNNNNNNNNNNNNNNNNNNNNNNNNNNNNNNNNNNNNNNNNNNNNNNNNNNNNNNNNNNNNNNNNNNNNNNNNNNNNNNNNNNNNNNNNNNNNNNNNNNNNNNNNNNNNNNNNNNNNNNNNNNNNNNNNNNNNNNNNNNNNNNNNNNNNNNNNNNNNNNNNNNNNNNNNNNNNNNNNNNNNNNNNNNNNNNNNNNNNNNNNNNNNNNNNNNNNNNNNNNNNNNNNNNNNNNNNNNNNNNNNNNNNNNNNNNNNNNNNNNNNNNNNNNNNNNNNNNNNNNNNNNNNNNNNNNNNNNNNNNNNNNNNNNNNNNNNNNNNNNNNNNNNNNNNNNNNNNNNNNNNNNNNNNNNNNNNNNNNNNNNNNNNNNNNNNNNNNNNNNNNNNNNNNNNNNNNNNNNNNNNNNNNNNNNNNNNNNNNNNNNNNNNNNNNNNNNNNNNNNNNNNNNNNNNNNNNNNNNNNNNNNNNNNNNNNNNNNNNNNNNNNNNNNNNNNNNNNNNNNNNNNNNNNNNNNNNNNNNNNNNNNNNNNNNNNNNNNNNNNNNNNNNNNNNNNNNNNNNNNNNNNNNNNNNNNNNNNNNNNNNNNNNNNNNNNNNNNNNNNNNNNNNNNNNNNNNNNNNNNNNNNNNNNNNNNNNNNNNNNNNNNNNNNNNNNNNNNNNNNNNNNNNNNNNNNNNNNNNNNNNNNNNNNNNNNNNNNNNNNNNNNNNNNNNNNNNNNNNNNNNNNNNNNNNNNNNNNNNNNNNNNNNNNNNNNNNNNNNNNNNNNNNNNNNNNNNNNNNNNNNNNNNNNNNNNNNNNNNNNNNNNNNNNNNNNNNNNNNNNNNNNNNNNNNNNNNNNNNNNNNNNNNNNNNNNNNNNNNNNNNNNNNNNNNNNNNNNNNNNNNNNNNNNNNNNNNNNNNNNNNNNNNNNNNNNNNNNNNNNNNNNNNNNNNNNNNNNNNNNNNNNNNNNNNNNNNNNNNNNNNNNNNNNNNNNNNNNNNNNNNNNNNNNNNGTGATCACGTGCTCCGCAGTTACTGTAGCTGAAGCACCTGGAAGTAGTTCCGCAATTGGGTTACCACCAGTGATCACCGCGTTGTCGTCTGTGATCTCAATGTTAGTTAAGGTCGTGTTACCCGTGTTGGTTACCACGATATCGTAAGTGATCACATCACCCTCTCCACCAGCGGCAGAAGTTTGGTTCTTGATCACGCTCATGGAGCTAGCTTGACACAATCCAGTTACGGTTGGGTCGTCTTCATTAACAGAGTTATCATCTGAAAGGTCGTTCACTTCTGTACCATCAGGGTCGATGGCAGCCACAAATGCTTGGTTAGTGATTAATCCCGTATCTACATCTGCAGTAGTTAAAGCATAATCAGCTTCAAATACCCAAGTCTCGTCGATATCAAGAATACCATCTCCATTAACATCTCCAGAAACCAATACAATTGGTACAACTGGATTCGGAACTTCAAACAAGGCGTCGGTCAAAGTAACGCTAGCTAGAGGAACATTTCCTTGGTTGGTTACTGTGAAGGTATAAGCAACAACTTCACCTTCATCCGAACATCCGTTTCCGTTTCCGTCTACGAAAGCACCACTCTTTACCAAAGCAATGGCAGGAGCTGGTGTTTGACGCACCAACAGATATACAGTCGCTTCATCACAAGCTACTGGAGTGCCATCATCACATACAGAGTACACGAATTGATCTGGACCTACATAACCAGCAGCTGGTGTATAAGTGAAAGTACCGTCAGGATTGATCACAACTGTCCCGTTAGCTGGTCCGCTAACAACAGTTGTACTTACAGTCTGATTGTCTGCCTCTGGATCGTTATCATTATCTAACACACTTCCGTTGATAGGTGTATCAACCTCTCCGGAGTATGCATCGTCATTAGCAACCGTAATATTACCGTTGTCATCAGTTACTGTAATGGTCACTACTGCGGTATCACAAAGTGCTGGAGTACCGTTATCACAGATAGTATATTCAAAAGTATCCTCGCCCGTGTATCCTGGGTTTGGAGTGTACGTATAAGTTCCATCAGGGTTTACTACAACTGTACCGTTAGAAGGAGTTGTGTTACCAGTTACTACGATAGGATCTCCATCCATATCGTAATCGTTGGCTAGTACAGTTCCTGTTACCGGAGTGTCTACTTCTGTTGTATTCGTGTCGTTGTTTGCAACCGGAGGATCATTCTCTAAAATAGGATCATCTACCACTTCGATAGTCACAATTGCCGTATCACAAGCAATTGGATTACCACCATCACACACTTGATACTCAAAGGTATCTTCTCCTACAAAGTCCGTATCAGGAGTGTATGTATAGGTTCCATCAGCATTCAATACTAAGGTGCCATTAGCAGGTCCAGTCACTAAAGTAACCACTTCAGTTCCCGCAGGTCCGTCAGGATTCTCATCATTGGTCAATACCTGTCCAGATACTGGAGTATTCACAAAGGTGTCGTTGATATCGTCGATCGCTAGGATCTCGTTACCTGTTCCACCTACCGTGATGTATACCGTTGCCTCATCACAAGCCACTGGGCTACCGTCGTCGCATACCGAGTATACAAACTGATCCGTTCCTTCAAAGCCTGCGTTTGGCGTGTATTCAAAACTACCATCTGCATTAAGTACTAGTGTACCGTTAGTTGGACCGCTTACCGGAGTGGTACTTACCGTTTGGTTGTCACCCTCTGGATCAAAGTCGTTGTCGGATACATTTCCACTTACTGACGTATCTGGAGTCGTGTTATACGCATCATCGTTAGCTACAGTGATGTTTCCATTGTCATCGTTGATGGTGATGGTAACCACTGCAGTGTCACAAAGTGCTGGTGTGCCATTATCACAAATAGTATACTCAAAAGTATCTTCTCCCGTGTATCCTGGATTCGGAGTGTACGTATACGTTCCATCAGGGTTAACTACCACTGTTCCATTGGCTGGAGTGGTGTTGCCTGTCACTACGATTGGGTCTCCGTCTGGATCGTAATCGTTAGCCAGTACCGTTCCTGATACCGGAGTGTCTACCTCAGTCGTGTTGGTATCTGCATTGGCAATAGGTGCCTCATTCTCTGGGCCACTGTCTGGCAATACCTCGATGTATACCGTAGCCGTGTCTGTAGCCTGTGGGTTACCGTCGTCTACAATGGTATAGGTAAAGCTGTCCTCTCCCGTGTATCCTGGGTTTGGCGTATAGGTGTATGTCCCGTCAGGGTTAACTACCACAGTTCCGTTTGCAGGAGCTGTGTTTCCAGTTACCGTCTGCGTATCTCCTTCAAAGTCCTCATCGTTGGTCAGTACGTTTCCGCTAACTGCTGTGTCTTGGAAGGTGTTGTTGATATCATCGATCGCATCCGTAGTATTTAAAATACCACCTACAGTGATGTATACCGTTGCCTCATCACAAGCCACTGGGCTACCGTCGTCGCATACCGAGTATACAAACTGATCCGTTCCTTCAAAGCCTGCGTTTGGCGTGTATTCAAAACTACCATCTGCATTAAGTACTAGTGTACCGTTAGTTGGACCGCTTACCGGAGTGGTACTTACCGTTTGGTTGTCACCCTCTGGATCAAAGTCGTTGTCGGATACATTTCCACTTACTGACGTATCTGGAGTCGTGTTATACGCATCATCGTTAGCTACAGTGATGTTTCCATTGTCATCGTTGATGGTGATGGTAACCACTGCAGTGTCACAAAGTGCTGGTGTTCCGTTATCACAAATAGTATACTCAAAGGTATCCTCTCCTGTGTATCCCGGGTTTGGCGTGTAAGTATAAGTACCATCAGGGTTCACTACTACCGTACCATTGGCTGGAGTGGTGTTGCCCGTTACTACGATTGGGTCTCCGTCTGGATCGTAATCGTTAGCCAGTACAGTACCTGATACCGGAGTGTCTACCTCTGTAGTATTAGTATCTGCATTAGCAATAGGAGCCTCATTCTCTGGGCCGCTGTCTGGCAATACCTCGATGTATACCGTAGCCGTATCACAAGCCTGTGGCGTTCCATCGTCACAAATAGTGTACTCAAAACTATCCTCACCAGTGTATCCTGGGTTTGGAGTATAGGTGTATGTCCCGTCAGGGTTAACTACCACTGTTCCGTTTGCAGGAGCTGTGTTTCCAGTTACCGTCTGTGTATCTCCTTCAAAGTCCTCGTCGTTGGTTAGTACGTTTCCGCTAACTGCTGTGTCTTGGAAGGTGTTGTTGATATCATCGATCGCATCCGTACAATTGAATAAGATGCTAACATCTATAGTAATAGTACATCCGTTTGCATCCAATACGCCAACTACATAGTCTCCGGCGGCTAGGTCACTAAAAGTAGCAGATGCTCCGTAAGCTCCACCATCAATATTATAAGAATAAGGAGCGGTTCCTCCTATTACTGCTACCGTAACGCTTCCTAATCCTGAACAAACAATATCAGACTGAGAATCTATACTCACTTCTAAACCGCGTAGCGGCTGAGAAATTGTAGCTGTATCGTTTGCAACACAACCATTCGCGTCAGTAATAGTTACATTATAAGTACCAGCTGGTAGTCCTGAAATATCTTCGGTAGTGTCTCCAGTACTCCATGCAAAAGTATAAGGCGCAGTACCTCCAGTAACAGTCAGATCAAGAGATCCGGTTGACTCCCCAAAACAAAGTACGTTGGTCACAGCAATACCAGAGTCTAAAACATATGGCTCATCGACTGTGGTAGTCGCAGTTTGCTCACACAAGGTCACTGTATCTGTAACAGTTACCGTGTAAGATCCACCAGCTAGACCACTTACACTTGCAGTAGTATCACCAGTACTCCATAAATAGGTAAAGCTAGCTGAACCGCCCGTCACACTAGCAGAGACAGTTCCATCTGAATCGCCATTACAAGTAACAGGAGTTGAAGTTGCTGTTACAGCAAGATCTAAACAAGTTCCAGGGTTTACGGTAACTGTAGCTGACTCCACACAACCGTTTGCATCGGTAACAGTCACTGTGTAATCTCCGGCACTCAAGCCAGTGATTCCTTCTGTGGTTTCACCTCCTGGCGACCAACTATAGGTATAAGGAGGAGTTCCTCCAGTCACTACAGCTGTAGCCGTACCGTCTCCAGTTGTAGGACCAGCCTCGTCAGTTGATGTAGCCGATACATTCAATGCACTAGCAGGTTCAGTAACTGTTACGCTTTGCTCAACTGGCAAACAAACCGTTCCATCAATTGTTACACTTACGGTGTATATTCCGGCTGTAAGACCAGTTAGCGTACTAGAAGTAGCTCCGCTAACTACAGTAGGTGGTGTTGTGTCCCAAGTAAAGGTGAATGTAGCTCCAGGATTTGCCACAGAGCTTGCGCTAACGGTAGCACTACCTGTGTCATCTCCCGTACAAAGTATGTCTACACTATCATCGACAGCGATAACAGCATCACAAGTGTTTGAACAATCAATCACTACCCCCTGCTCTAATTCACAACCGTTAACATCTGTTACTGTAACAGTGTGTGTACCAGAAGGTAGGTTTATAGCCGTAGCAGTAGTTTGACTTCCTGCGGATGCACTCCATAAGTAAGTGTAAGGAGCTGTTCCTCCGTCTGGAGTAGCAGTGGCTTCTCCATCTGCACAGCCTTGTGCAGTGGTAGCGTTTTCTTTTGTAATTACAATGCTCAGTGGTTCTGGCTGAGTCAAGGTAACCTCGACAGTAGCCGTATTTCCAAAGGCATCTTCAATTTCTATAGTATAGACACCTGCAGCAAGACCGTCAAAGATAGGAGAGCTTTGAGGTGTTCCGCCGTTTGCACTGTAGCTATAAGGTGGTACACCACCAGTTCCTGCTACTTCGATACGTCCTGTACTATCGCCAAAACAAAGAATATCGTCTTGTGATTCTACAGTGATCGCGATAGGATCGTAACACAAAGTCTCTACATTGATACCTGAACTTAGAATCCAAGACTGGCCATTCACAGTTTGCCCGTTCTGTCCGTTTCTAGAATCCAAGGTTATGGTTACCGTAGAAGTGGCTCCAGGTACCCCATTTAGCGTAAATGTAGGAATGGCCAAACAACAGGCGCCTCCAGGAAGCGAGCTATCTGGACCGTATAAAATAACTTCTTCTGAAACCCCTCCTGCTTCTGCACGAACCAATAGGTAACGTCCGTCATCTGTCAACTCAGAAACAGGCACTTCGATCACAAGATCTCTTGCCGTTGGGAAAGTTGCGATCGGAATATTAAAAGTCTGTAAAGAGTTGTTACCATCGGCATCAGTAAACACACCAAATGTGGCCGACAGAGAACCTGGCACATTTCTAAAGGCATAGACCACTACAGATTGAAGGTCACAATTATCTGCACTATCACTGTATGAAATGCTGTTAGTACTTCCAGTAAACAATCCGCGGTAAACCCACTCGTTATTTGGAGCGTCAACTTCCGCACGAATAAGGGTTTGCGTAGTTCCAGAACCTTCCGTAAATTCAATTGCTGGCCCAGGGTTGCTGCTGTCGTATACAATCTCAACAATATATTGGAACACATTTGCCGCGTCTGGAATATTTACCACAGTGGTTGCCATACAGTTGGCGTTGTATCCGTACTCGTCTACCTCAACTTCTTCACCACAATCGTAAGACCAACCCTCTAGATCACAACTGATATAGGCAGTGGCCTCAAAAGTACAGCCGTTGGCATCGGTAATAACAACTGTGTGAACTCCGTATGGCAGATTGGTTGCAGTTTGTGTAGTTTGACTACCCGCACTAGCACTCCATTGGTAACTGTAAGGTACGGTTCCTCCACTAGCGATAACTTTAGCGGTTCCGTCATTGCAAGAACCAGCTTCTGTACCGTTGGTAGCTTCTATATCAACATGGAATTCATCTGGTTGAGTTATTGTAAAACTTTGGGTGTGCTTACAGTCATTAAGATCTGTTACCGTAAGCTCATAGGTACCTGCCGCAAGATCGGTAAGATCTTCTGTGGTTTCTCCAGTGCTCCACATAAAGGTAAATGGAGGAGTTCCTCCGGATACTGTAACATCGATAGCACCAGTCTCTGCACCAAAACAATCTGCTGGACTTACTGAAGAAGTAACTTCTAGGTCTGGAGCATCTGCTATGGTCACATAAGAGGGTTCTAAATTACCCACACCACATTCGTCTACATAACTAGAACTTACAATGGTGCGGACAGTGGTATTGAACTCCCCAGCATATTCCGCAGCAACCTGAACCGGCAAAGTGCTTCCTAAGGTCGCACAAGCACGAGGAACACTAAGTTGGAATTGTACATTTACAGCTGGGTCTGCTATCTCAACAATAGAATTGTCAAAATAGAACTCCAATAATCGAGTCCCAGTGTTATAATTAAAGGTAACTCCTGTTGGTAATCCACTAACCCCTTCGAACTCAAATCCGACAGGGACAGTATAACTTACTGTAAGATCTTGAATATTATCGTTTCCGGTGTTCTCTATCCCGAAGTCTACATTAAAAGTAGAACCTGGGCTAACATCACCGGTCACACTAGTGGTTAATAAAATAGGATCCAGATCAGGATTGAAAACCTCTACGGATAATCCTAATAGATAAAGTCCATAGGTCTCTTGATTAGAGGTAAGTCTAATAGAGGTTCTGGACTGGTTATTATCAAGTATGGAGTTTCCAGGGTTAGACAGTCGGAAAACGCCAATATCATAACCCAAAGTGTTTCTACTCGCTGGATTTCTATCCAGAAAATCAACACCGTTATTGGTAATGCTACTATCAAAGAAGTTATCGGCAGCACGAGAAGGTGTTGATAAATCTACGAATGTGCCAGCAGTGTTTTGGATCTGTAAACGATCACCAGCTAAATCAAAATCTCCTTCCAATGCACCAAAAAGAACATCAGCTGTTACGGCGCCAGAATCAACGGTTTGAAATCCATCAAAATCAATATCGTATCCAAATACGTCACGTGTAACGTGGCCATAACCATCAAAAAGGGTTACGTTACGAGCGTTTAAAGACGGGGCTTCGTAAACAAATACGATCTGCCATCCACCAGAAGTTCCTACATTGGTACCTAAGTGACCCAACAGATCTCCAGCCTTTGCCTCCACATTGGCTACTTGGTAAGTTCCGAAAGGATCCGCAAGGCTCTGAACCATTGAGGTAATATCCTTAAAACAGATATACGGATCGTTGACAAAGTGCTCGTCACGTCCGCGGAAAATAACATCGTCTGCATCAAGGGTCACATAAGACGAAGACCCTGGCAACATCAGCTTTACATCGTCAAAATTCCATGCAGGTTGGTTGTCTGAACCATCGTCCATTTCCTTATCTGCCGCTGCCCAGTACAAGAAGGCCTTGGTAATGACCAAACAGTCACCTTCTCCCGGAGCAGGATTGCTCATATTGGCACTACTGGAATTGAATGTTGTCGGATCTGAATCGATATCGACATATACATTGTCGATAAAATCGTGGTTTCCATCCAAGCCATTATAAGGAAGAACTGCATCTCTAGAGAGCATGTTATTTCCGATGGTCTGGTAGTTTCCGTTAATGGTCTCGCTATAACGCGGAGTGAACGGAGTTTTTAATTGCGACAAAGCCTCGCCCGTAAAACCGAGTAAGACTAGCAATAAAAGTATCGTTGATTTACCTATCGTATTCATGATGGAGGTTATTCAGTTTTAGATGAATCAGGAATGAATGATTTCAAGACGAAGCTCGTCAGCGGGTTTGCCCCCGATGAGCTAAGCGCCTTTATCTCTAGGCAATTCCATGTATTCTTTTTGGTTCGTACAGATTCCTTGGTCTCCACATAAAAGGTGACACTGGCTCCTGCAGGAACGCTAAAGGTGTTTGTTTCGGTTTGCTGCTGATTAAGGATGCGAAAATCCAAATCAGAATATGCTTTCTTTCCACAATTCGTGGTCTCCGCTTGCAGAACATATTGTTGGGTCTGACCCGAATTGTTCTGGATCTTGAGTTCGTGAAGATGAACTGGAGTGTAAATCGATTTCTCTGAACGATTCACAAGAGTTATTTCAACTTGGCTCCATGCTGTTGCAGTAAACAACATGATAAAAACAAGAGTAAGTAGCGACGAAGTCTTCCCTACTCGGATTTGTTTTGAAAATTGAAAATTCGGCTGAGCAGCCTTAATGCCTTTTGCGGGGATAAAGTACTTTTCTTTCATGCGTTATATTCATCCGCAAGCTATCTCCTCAAATAAATACAGACTCGTAAGAATGCCAAATCCCAAAATTCGGCTTTGCATAAAACTAATAAGGTTGTTTGGTAATGAAAATCTATGCGGTTTACGAGCGTTTAAAAGATTGAATAGTTAGCGTTGTTAATTAAAAAGTTTTCTACGTTAAAGGGGATGAAAAACAATTTCTTTAATCCAAAGGTAGCCGTAGTTTTGAATCTTCAACCATAGATTATTCCCTTTTCTACTAACGGTTAAAAAATGACGACGAATAACCCATATGTTACGGTTAAACCTTATCTTTTTGTAGGATACAATTCTGAACAAATACGTATAAATACTTAATAACAAGCATTTACAGGCTAGTTCTGTGTAAGACTAACATATGTTAGATTTTGAAGAATTAACCAATTAAAATACCGTCAAAATCGCCTAATACTGAATAGTTTGAAACAACAAGTCTTTGATTTTACGTTTAACGCCCATTAACAATCTTAAACCATCAATTTAAGATAGTTAGGTGATCAGATCGAAAGTTTCAGGCTTCTTTTGTAGCATTAACACCTTTAGCAGGAGACTAATCACATATCAGTAATTTAATTTGATAAAAATTGGGCCCGTAAAGAATTACCTCCTAACACAAACTGTATATTTGCAAACGAAAAGTCGATCCCTTCTTTTATGAGTTTAAAAAAAGAAATAGCCCGCAGGCGAACTTTCGGGATTATCTCCCACCCAGATGCCGGTAAAACTACACTCACCGAAAAACTCTTGTTATTTGGTGGAGCAATTCAAGAGGCCGGAGCCGTTAAATCTAATAAGATCAAAAAAGGTGCAACCTCCGATTTTATGGAAATCGAACGTCAGCGTGGTATTTCTGTGGCAACTTCTGTTTTGGCTTTTGAATATAA encodes:
- a CDS encoding Ig-like domain-containing protein, translating into MNTIGKSTILLLLVLLGFTGEALSQLKTPFTPRYSETINGNYQTIGNNMLSRDAVLPYNGLDGNHDFIDNVYVDIDSDPTTFNSSSANMSNPAPGEGDCLVITKAFLYWAAADKEMDDGSDNQPAWNFDDVKLMLPGSSSYVTLDADDVIFRGRDEHFVNDPYICFKDITSMVQSLADPFGTYQVANVEAKAGDLLGHLGTNVGTSGGWQIVFVYEAPSLNARNVTLFDGYGHVTRDVFGYDIDFDGFQTVDSGAVTADVLFGALEGDFDLAGDRLQIQNTAGTFVDLSTPSRAADNFFDSSITNNGVDFLDRNPASRNTLGYDIGVFRLSNPGNSILDNNQSRTSIRLTSNQETYGLYLLGLSVEVFNPDLDPILLTTSVTGDVSPGSTFNVDFGIENTGNDNIQDLTVSYTVPVGFEFEGVSGLPTGVTFNYNTGTRLLEFYFDNSIVEIADPAVNVQFQLSVPRACATLGSTLPVQVAAEYAGEFNTTVRTIVSSSYVDECGVGNLEPSYVTIADAPDLEVTSSVSPADCFGAETGAIDVTVSGGTPPFTFMWSTGETTEDLTDLAAGTYELTVTDLNDCKHTQSFTITQPDEFHVDIEATNGTEAGSCNDGTAKVIASGGTVPYSYQWSASAGSQTTQTATNLPYGVHTVVITDANGCTFEATAYISCDLEGWSYDCGEEVEVDEYGYNANCMATTVVNIPDAANVFQYIVEIVYDSSNPGPAIEFTEGSGTTQTLIRAEVDAPNNEWVYRGLFTGSTNSISYSDSADNCDLQSVVVYAFRNVPGSLSATFGVFTDADGNNSLQTFNIPIATFPTARDLVIEVPVSELTDDGRYLLVRAEAGGVSEEVILYGPDSSLPGGACCLAIPTFTLNGVPGATSTVTITLDSRNGQNGQTVNGQSWILSSGINVETLCYDPIAITVESQDDILCFGDSTGRIEVAGTGGVPPYSYSANGGTPQSSPIFDGLAAGVYTIEIEDAFGNTATVEVTLTQPEPLSIVITKENATTAQGCADGEATATPDGGTAPYTYLWSASAGSQTTATAINLPSGTHTVTVTDVNGCELEQGVVIDCSNTCDAVIAVDDSVDILCTGDDTGSATVSASSVANPGATFTFTWDTTPPTVVSGATSSTLTGLTAGIYTVSVTIDGTVCLPVEQSVTVTEPASALNVSATSTDEAGPTTGDGTATAVVTGGTPPYTYSWSPGGETTEGITGLSAGDYTVTVTDANGCVESATVTVNPGTCLDLAVTATSTPVTCNGDSDGTVSASVTGGSASFTYLWSTGDTTASVSGLAGGSYTVTVTDTVTLCEQTATTTVDEPYVLDSGIAVTNVLCFGESTGSLDLTVTGGTAPYTFAWSTGDTTEDISGLPAGTYNVTITDANGCVANDTATISQPLRGLEVSIDSQSDIVCSGLGSVTVAVIGGTAPYSYNIDGGAYGASATFSDLAAGDYVVGVLDANGCTITIDVSILFNCTDAIDDINNTFQDTAVSGNVLTNDEDFEGDTQTVTGNTAPANGTVVVNPDGTYTYTPNPGYTGEDSFEYTICDDGTPQACDTATVYIEVLPDSGPENEAPIANADTNTTEVDTPVSGTVLANDYDPDGDPIVVTGNTTPANGTVVVNPDGTYTYTPNPGYTGEDTFEYTICDNGTPALCDTAVVTITINDDNGNITVANDDAYNTTPDTSVSGNVSDNDFDPEGDNQTVSTTPVSGPTNGTLVLNADGSFEYTPNAGFEGTDQFVYSVCDDGSPVACDEATVYITVGGILNTTDAIDDINNTFQDTAVSGNVLTNDEDFEGDTQTVTGNTAPANGTVVVNPDGTYTYTPNPGYTGEDSFTYTIVDDGNPQATDTATVYIEVLPDSGPENEAPIANADTNTTEVDTPVSGTVLANDYDPDGDPIVVTGNTTPANGTVVVNPDGTYTYTPNPGYTGEDTFEYTICDNGTPALCDTAVVTITINDDNGNITVANDDAYNTTPDTSVSGNVSDNDFDPEGDNQTVSTTPVSGPTNGTLVLNADGSFEYTPNAGFEGTDQFVYSVCDDGSPVACDEATVYITVGGTGNEILAIDDINDTFVNTPVSGQVLTNDENPDGPAGTEVVTLVTGPANGTLVLNADGTYTYTPDTDFVGEDTFEYQVCDGGNPIACDTAIVTIEVVDDPILENDPPVANNDTNTTEVDTPVTGTVLANDYDMDGDPIVVTGNTTPSNGTVVVNPDGTYTYTPNPGYTGEDTFEYTICDNGTPALCDTAVVTITVTDDNGNITVANDDAYSGEVDTPINGSVLDNDNDPEADNQTVSTTVVSGPANGTVVINPDGTFTYTPAAGYVGPDQFVYSVCDDGTPVACDEATVYLLVRQTPAPAIALVKSGAFVDGNGNGCSDEGEVVAYTFTVTNQGNVPLASVTLTDALFEVPNPVVPIVLVSGDVNGDGILDIDETWVFEADYALTTADVDTGLITNQAFVAAIDPDGTEVNDLSDDNSVNEDDPTVTGLCQASSMSVIKNQTSAAGGEGDVITYDIVVTNTGNTTLTNIEITDDNAVITGGNPIAELLPGASATVTAEHVIT